One stretch of Pseudomonas sp. NC02 DNA includes these proteins:
- the lptE gene encoding LPS assembly lipoprotein LptE, with protein MIKRNLLVMGLAVLLSACGFQLRGTGTTELAIKELDVTARNSYGETVQQLRQVLENSGVKVYSGAAYKLNLVDEKEEQRSLSYASAGRASDIELSTTLFFEIQGHDHLPLMGDKIQIQKVVSHDGNNLVGSDSETIQVRKEMRRELVQRMVLRLQLITPEQLDKLQQTADAKAKADADALKAAQEYEDSQPKQSPVEVPVE; from the coding sequence ATGATCAAACGCAATCTGCTGGTTATGGGCCTTGCCGTGCTGCTGAGCGCTTGCGGCTTCCAGCTGCGCGGCACCGGCACCACCGAACTGGCGATCAAGGAACTGGACGTCACCGCCCGCAACTCCTACGGCGAGACCGTGCAACAGCTGCGCCAGGTCCTGGAAAACAGTGGCGTCAAAGTCTATTCAGGCGCGGCTTACAAACTGAACCTGGTGGATGAAAAAGAAGAGCAGCGCAGCCTCAGCTACGCCAGCGCCGGGCGTGCTTCGGACATTGAGCTGAGCACCACGCTCTTCTTCGAAATCCAGGGCCATGACCACCTGCCGCTGATGGGCGACAAGATCCAGATACAGAAAGTCGTGAGCCACGACGGCAACAACCTGGTGGGTTCGGACTCCGAAACCATCCAGGTGCGCAAGGAAATGCGTCGTGAACTGGTGCAGCGCATGGTCCTGCGCCTGCAACTGATCACGCCGGAGCAACTGGATAAGCTGCAGCAAACCGCGGATGCCAAGGCCAAGGCAGATGCCGATGCGCTGAAAGCGGCGCAAGAGTATGAAGACAGCCAACCTAAACAGTCGCCTGTCGAAGTTCCTGTCGAGTAA
- the holA gene encoding DNA polymerase III subunit delta — translation MKLAPAQLAKHLQGSLAPVYIVSGDDPLLCQEAADAIRTAARQQGFDERQVFSADASFDWGTLLQAGASMSLFAEKRLLELRLPSGKPGDKGAAALMEYCARPAEDTLLLISLPKLDGSAQKTKWGKALVEGGQTQFIQIWPVDSSQLPQWIRQRLSQSGLSASQDAVELIAARVEGNLLAAAQEIEKLKLMAEGGQITVETVQGAVADSARFDVFGLVDAILNGEPAHALRMLEGLRGEGVEPPVILWALARELRLLANIALQYSQGIPLDKAFSQARPPVWDKRKPLISKALQRHSAQRWAQLLLEAQRIDAQIKGQAAGSPWMSLSRLSLLMSGQRLALPAE, via the coding sequence ATGAAACTCGCCCCCGCCCAACTCGCCAAGCACCTGCAAGGCAGCCTTGCGCCCGTCTACATCGTCAGCGGTGATGACCCGCTGCTGTGCCAGGAGGCTGCGGACGCAATTCGCACCGCCGCCCGCCAACAGGGCTTCGATGAACGCCAGGTATTCAGCGCCGACGCCAGTTTCGACTGGGGTACGCTGCTGCAAGCCGGGGCGAGCATGTCGCTGTTCGCCGAAAAACGCCTGCTGGAACTGCGCCTGCCTTCGGGCAAGCCCGGCGACAAAGGCGCGGCGGCTTTGATGGAATACTGCGCACGCCCTGCCGAAGACACGCTGCTGCTGATCAGCCTGCCCAAGCTTGATGGCAGTGCGCAGAAAACCAAGTGGGGCAAGGCGCTGGTGGAAGGCGGCCAGACTCAGTTCATACAGATCTGGCCGGTGGACAGCAGCCAACTGCCGCAGTGGATTCGTCAGCGCCTGTCGCAATCCGGGCTGAGTGCCAGCCAGGATGCGGTGGAGCTGATCGCGGCGCGGGTGGAAGGCAACCTGTTGGCCGCCGCCCAGGAAATCGAAAAGCTCAAGCTGATGGCCGAGGGTGGACAGATCACCGTCGAAACCGTACAAGGTGCCGTGGCGGACAGCGCGCGCTTTGACGTATTTGGCCTGGTGGATGCGATCCTCAACGGCGAACCCGCCCACGCCCTGCGCATGCTCGAAGGGCTGCGCGGCGAAGGCGTCGAGCCGCCGGTGATTCTCTGGGCCCTGGCGCGAGAATTACGGCTGCTGGCCAATATTGCCCTGCAGTACAGCCAGGGCATCCCACTGGACAAGGCCTTCAGCCAGGCGCGGCCACCGGTATGGGACAAGCGCAAACCACTGATCAGCAAAGCCCTGCAACGGCACTCGGCGCAACGCTGGGCGCAATTGCTGCTGGAAGCCCAGCGCATTGACGCGCAGATCAAGGGGCAGGCGGCTGGATCGCCGTGGATGAGCCTGAGTCGTTTGTCACTTTTGATGTCAGGACAGCGCTTGGCGTTGCCTGCTGAATAG
- the arfA gene encoding alternative ribosome rescue factor ArfA: MSKKPSKHGPNKAKSIIAQPLFRSRKERAGKGKGSYRREAFQSNSWEASYFLAA; the protein is encoded by the coding sequence ATGAGCAAAAAGCCATCCAAGCATGGCCCCAACAAGGCCAAATCCATCATCGCCCAGCCGTTGTTCCGCAGTCGCAAGGAACGAGCCGGCAAAGGCAAAGGCAGCTACCGCCGCGAAGCCTTCCAGTCTAATAGCTGGGAGGCTTCTTACTTTCTGGCTGCCTGA
- a CDS encoding lytic murein transglycosylase → MPSSLSRRWHLRQLIAASSLILLVACAEKPTAADAQPLPPLQTAPVAAPAVVAPLVADNLDIQPTQTFAEWQAGFRVEALKAGITPQVFDTAFANVVPDMAVIRADRSQPEFSRPVWEYLDGALSPLRVRNGQSLLVKYADILQRIEDRYGVDRQALVSVWGMESNFGQFQGNNSVIRSLATLAYEGRRPAFAQAQLLAALQIIQHGDIAADQMKGSWAGAMGQTQFIPTTYNTHAVDFDGDGRRDIWNSPADALASTAHYLQSSGWQKGQPWGFEVQQLPLNFDYALADGSVRKTVGEWLKLGIQVPPGASVPANVDQLSAALLLPAGYRGPAFLVLDNFRAILKYNNSSSYALAVGLLSERFGGGGLIRGSWPKDELPLTRSQRIDLQTVLSANGYDAGNPDGIIGANTRKAIRAAQQSLGWPADGYPTVKLLESLQSR, encoded by the coding sequence ATGCCCTCTAGTCTTTCCCGTCGTTGGCACCTTCGCCAACTGATCGCTGCCTCCAGCCTCATTCTGTTAGTCGCCTGCGCGGAAAAACCCACCGCTGCCGATGCCCAACCCCTGCCCCCGCTCCAGACTGCACCGGTAGCTGCGCCTGCCGTCGTTGCGCCACTGGTGGCAGACAATCTTGATATCCAGCCGACCCAGACCTTTGCCGAATGGCAGGCGGGGTTTCGCGTGGAAGCCTTGAAGGCCGGTATCACGCCGCAGGTTTTCGACACGGCCTTTGCCAATGTCGTACCCGACATGGCGGTGATCCGCGCCGACCGCAGCCAGCCGGAGTTCTCCCGGCCGGTATGGGAATACCTCGATGGCGCGCTGTCGCCGCTGCGGGTGCGCAATGGCCAGTCGCTGCTGGTGAAGTATGCCGACATTCTGCAACGCATTGAGGACCGTTACGGCGTCGACCGCCAGGCGCTGGTCTCGGTGTGGGGCATGGAGAGTAACTTCGGCCAGTTCCAGGGCAACAACTCGGTGATCCGCTCACTGGCGACCCTGGCCTATGAAGGCCGTCGCCCGGCCTTCGCCCAGGCGCAGCTGCTGGCGGCGCTGCAAATCATCCAGCATGGCGATATCGCCGCCGACCAGATGAAAGGCTCCTGGGCCGGGGCCATGGGCCAGACCCAGTTCATCCCGACCACCTATAACACCCACGCCGTGGACTTCGACGGTGACGGCCGCCGCGATATCTGGAACAGCCCGGCCGACGCCCTCGCCTCCACCGCGCACTACCTGCAAAGCTCCGGCTGGCAGAAAGGCCAGCCCTGGGGCTTCGAGGTGCAGCAACTGCCGTTGAATTTTGATTACGCCCTGGCCGATGGCAGCGTACGCAAGACCGTTGGCGAGTGGCTGAAACTGGGAATCCAGGTGCCGCCGGGCGCCAGCGTGCCGGCCAACGTCGACCAGCTTTCCGCCGCCCTGTTGCTGCCGGCCGGCTATCGTGGCCCGGCGTTCCTGGTGCTGGATAACTTCCGCGCGATCCTCAAGTACAACAACTCGTCGTCCTACGCGTTGGCAGTTGGCTTGTTGTCGGAACGCTTCGGGGGCGGTGGCTTGATTCGTGGGAGCTGGCCGAAAGATGAGCTGCCGTTGACTCGCTCGCAGCGAATTGACTTGCAGACGGTGCTCAGTGCCAATGGTTACGACGCAGGCAACCCGGACGGGATCATCGGTGCGAATACCCGCAAGGCGATTCGTGCCGCGCAGCAGTCCCTGGGCTGGCCGGCGGATGGGTATCCGACGGTGAAGTTGCTGGAGTCGCTGCAAAGCCGATAG
- a CDS encoding LD-carboxypeptidase, protein MTTQLTACAVPALRAEGVIGLIAPAGPAELDIDKATQWMRARGYTLRIFPGVSQRDGYLAGSDEVRLDDLHAAFADSTIDAIFCLRGGYGTPRLLDRLDFDLLRANPKPFVGYSDITALHLAINRYAGFVTFHGPMFNADLLGEKQQPTESSLFSMLRGQVKAGSQLAHPVAYPLTTVEPGIACGRLLGGNLSMIAAVMGTAYEIDAEGIILFIEDVNEPLYRIDRLLTHLRLAGKLAQVAGVVVGDVAGVDSLALERLLKQTFEPLCIPVLSGWRSGHCNPNLTLPLGARVRLDAGEKRLVLEQDVVFKA, encoded by the coding sequence ATGACGACTCAATTGACCGCTTGTGCGGTACCTGCGCTGCGCGCCGAAGGCGTGATCGGGCTGATTGCCCCTGCCGGGCCGGCCGAGCTGGATATCGACAAGGCCACGCAATGGATGCGCGCCCGGGGCTACACACTGCGGATCTTTCCGGGCGTGAGCCAGCGTGATGGCTATCTGGCCGGCAGTGATGAGGTACGCCTTGATGACCTGCACGCTGCGTTCGCCGATTCGACCATCGACGCGATTTTCTGCCTGCGCGGCGGCTACGGCACGCCACGCCTGCTGGACCGCCTGGACTTTGACCTGCTCCGGGCCAACCCCAAGCCATTCGTAGGCTACAGCGATATCACCGCCCTGCACCTGGCGATCAACCGGTATGCCGGTTTCGTCACCTTCCATGGTCCGATGTTCAACGCTGACCTGTTAGGTGAAAAGCAACAGCCTACCGAGTCGTCGCTGTTCAGCATGCTGCGTGGGCAAGTGAAAGCCGGTAGCCAGCTGGCTCACCCTGTGGCCTACCCGCTGACCACCGTCGAGCCAGGCATCGCCTGTGGGCGGCTGCTGGGCGGCAATCTATCGATGATCGCAGCAGTGATGGGCACGGCTTACGAGATTGATGCCGAGGGCATCATTCTGTTTATCGAAGATGTGAACGAGCCGTTGTACCGCATTGACCGGTTGCTCACCCATTTGCGCCTGGCGGGCAAGCTGGCCCAGGTGGCGGGCGTGGTGGTGGGGGATGTGGCTGGGGTTGATAGCCTTGCGCTTGAGCGCTTGCTGAAGCAGACCTTCGAGCCGTTGTGCATTCCTGTGCTGTCCGGCTGGCGCAGCGGGCACTGCAACCCGAACCTGACCTTGCCGTTGGGCGCCAGGGTGCGGCTGGATGCGGGGGAGAAGCGGTTGGTGTTGGAACAGGATGTGGTGTTTAAGGCCTGA
- the lipA gene encoding lipoyl synthase — MTTDAVQTMIPTLDVTERPAPRAKVEAGVKLRGAEKVARIPVKIIPTTELPKKPDWIRVRIPVSPEVDRIKALLRKHKLHSVCEEASCPNLGECFSGGTATFMIMGDICTRRCPFCDVGHGRPKPLDVNEPESLAIAIADLKLKYVVITSVDRDDLRDGGAQHFADCIREIRKLSPNVMLETLVPDYRGRMDVALEITAAEPPDVFNHNLETVPRLYKAARPGSDYQWSLTLLQKFKQMMPHIPTKSGLMLGLGETDEEVIEVMKRMREHDIDMLTLGQYLQPSRSHLPVQRFVHPDVFAWFAEEGYKMGFKNVASGPLVRSSYHADEQAKLVKASLVS, encoded by the coding sequence ATGACTACTGATGCAGTGCAAACCATGATCCCGACGCTGGATGTTACCGAGCGTCCGGCCCCGCGTGCCAAGGTAGAAGCCGGCGTCAAGCTGCGCGGCGCCGAGAAGGTTGCACGCATCCCGGTGAAGATCATTCCGACCACCGAACTGCCGAAAAAGCCTGACTGGATTCGCGTGCGTATCCCGGTTTCGCCGGAAGTCGACCGCATCAAGGCCCTGCTGCGCAAACACAAGCTGCACAGCGTGTGCGAAGAGGCGTCCTGCCCGAACCTGGGCGAGTGCTTCTCCGGTGGCACCGCGACCTTCATGATCATGGGTGACATCTGCACCCGTCGTTGCCCGTTCTGCGACGTTGGCCACGGCCGGCCGAAGCCACTGGACGTCAACGAGCCGGAAAGCCTGGCCATCGCCATCGCCGACCTGAAACTCAAGTATGTCGTGATTACTTCGGTAGACCGCGACGACCTGCGTGACGGCGGTGCCCAGCACTTTGCCGACTGCATCCGCGAGATCCGCAAGCTGTCGCCGAACGTGATGCTCGAGACCCTGGTGCCGGACTACCGTGGCCGTATGGACGTGGCGCTGGAAATCACCGCCGCCGAGCCGCCTGACGTGTTCAACCACAACCTGGAAACCGTACCGCGCCTGTACAAGGCTGCGCGTCCGGGTTCGGACTACCAGTGGTCGCTGACCCTGCTGCAGAAATTCAAGCAGATGATGCCGCACATTCCGACCAAATCCGGCCTGATGCTGGGCCTGGGCGAAACCGACGAAGAAGTCATCGAAGTCATGAAGCGCATGCGCGAACACGACATCGACATGCTGACCCTCGGCCAGTACCTGCAGCCGTCCCGCAGCCACTTGCCGGTACAGCGTTTCGTGCACCCGGATGTGTTCGCCTGGTTTGCCGAAGAAGGCTACAAGATGGGCTTCAAGAACGTCGCTTCCGGCCCGCTGGTACGTTCCTCGTACCACGCCGACGAGCAGGCGAAACTGGTCAAGGCCAGCCTGGTGTCCTGA
- the lipB gene encoding lipoyl(octanoyl) transferase LipB, translating into MSQTLGFRELGQMAYEPVWHAMQRFTNERGTEAPDEIWLVEHPPVFTQGQAGKAEHLLLPGEIPVVQVDRGGQVTYHGPGQLVAYLLLDVRRLGFGVRELVSRMESCLIELLASYGVTAAAKPDAPGVYVDGAKIASLGLRIRHGCSFHGLALNVDMDLAPFRRINPCGYAGLAMTQLSDHATPLEFAEVSARLRAQLVKHLDYAEQTTLTGGID; encoded by the coding sequence ATGTCACAGACCCTGGGCTTTCGCGAGCTCGGCCAAATGGCTTACGAACCGGTGTGGCACGCCATGCAGCGGTTCACCAACGAGCGCGGCACCGAAGCCCCGGATGAAATCTGGCTGGTGGAGCACCCGCCGGTTTTCACCCAGGGCCAGGCCGGCAAGGCCGAGCATTTGCTGCTGCCGGGAGAAATCCCGGTGGTGCAGGTCGACCGCGGCGGGCAGGTGACTTACCATGGCCCAGGTCAATTGGTGGCTTATCTGTTGCTGGACGTGCGCAGGCTGGGTTTTGGCGTACGTGAGCTGGTCAGTCGCATGGAGTCATGCCTGATCGAGCTGCTGGCCAGCTACGGTGTGACCGCCGCGGCCAAGCCGGATGCACCGGGGGTTTATGTTGATGGCGCGAAAATCGCCTCCCTGGGCTTGCGGATTCGCCACGGTTGTTCCTTTCATGGCCTGGCCTTGAATGTGGACATGGACCTGGCGCCGTTTCGACGGATCAATCCCTGCGGCTACGCCGGTTTGGCGATGACCCAGTTGAGCGATCACGCAACACCACTAGAATTTGCCGAGGTAAGTGCCCGGCTGCGCGCGCAGCTCGTCAAACACCTCGACTATGCTGAGCAGACGACCCTAACGGGCGGAATCGACTGA
- a CDS encoding DUF493 domain-containing protein, whose product MTDTEVKAPKIEFPNVDYPVKVISDTGVGNKDKIIEIVKKHATINHDRVDERQSTNGKYTTIQLHIVATDQDQLYNINSELRATGFVHMVL is encoded by the coding sequence ATGACCGATACCGAAGTAAAGGCGCCAAAGATCGAATTCCCAAACGTGGACTATCCCGTCAAGGTGATCAGCGATACGGGCGTGGGCAACAAGGATAAGATCATCGAGATCGTCAAGAAACACGCAACGATCAACCATGACCGTGTGGATGAGCGTCAAAGCACCAACGGCAAGTACACCACTATTCAGTTGCACATCGTGGCGACTGATCAGGACCAGCTCTACAACATCAACAGCGAACTGCGGGCTACCGGCTTCGTGCACATGGTGTTGTGA
- a CDS encoding D-alanyl-D-alanine carboxypeptidase family protein — protein MNITTLAKRTCLLLSLIITPAAWAVEMVPASPQLAAKAWVLMDAASGNVLVENNGDQRLPPASLTKLMTAYIATLEIRRGQIGENDPVTVSENAWRTGGSRMFIKVGSQVTVSDLLHGIIIQSGNDASVALSEHIAGSEDAFADMMNKTVADLGMTNSHFMNPTGLPNPEHYSSAHDMAILARAIIRVDPVHYAIYSQKEFFWNNIKQPNRNLLLWRDKTVDGLKTGHTEEAGYCMVSSAVRDGQRLIAVVFGTNSEQARAAETQKLLTYGFRFFETQTFYQKGTELAQAPVWKGATHQVKAGLAEDLTLTMPKGQLKKLVASMTMNPQLVAPIAKGDVIGKVEVKLDDKVVHSADLIALDAVDEGGIFRRVWDSIRLFFYSLFN, from the coding sequence ATGAACATCACCACCTTAGCCAAACGCACGTGCCTGCTTCTTTCGCTGATCATCACCCCGGCCGCCTGGGCGGTTGAAATGGTGCCAGCTTCCCCGCAACTGGCTGCCAAGGCCTGGGTCCTGATGGACGCCGCCAGCGGCAACGTGCTGGTGGAGAACAACGGTGACCAGCGCCTGCCCCCAGCCAGCCTGACCAAGCTGATGACCGCCTACATCGCGACCCTGGAAATCCGTCGCGGCCAGATCGGCGAAAACGATCCGGTGACCGTCAGCGAAAACGCCTGGCGCACCGGCGGTTCGCGGATGTTCATCAAGGTCGGCTCGCAAGTGACCGTCAGCGACCTGCTGCACGGCATCATCATCCAGTCGGGTAACGACGCCAGCGTAGCCCTGTCCGAGCACATCGCCGGCAGCGAAGATGCGTTCGCCGACATGATGAACAAAACCGTGGCCGACCTGGGCATGACCAACAGCCACTTCATGAACCCGACCGGCCTGCCGAACCCTGAGCACTACTCGTCGGCTCACGACATGGCGATCCTGGCTCGCGCGATCATTCGTGTCGACCCGGTGCACTACGCGATCTACTCCCAGAAAGAGTTCTTCTGGAACAACATCAAGCAGCCTAACCGCAACCTGTTGCTGTGGCGTGACAAGACTGTCGATGGCCTGAAAACCGGCCACACCGAAGAAGCCGGCTACTGCATGGTGTCGTCCGCTGTCCGTGACGGCCAGCGCCTGATTGCCGTGGTATTCGGTACCAACAGCGAGCAGGCCCGTGCGGCCGAGACGCAAAAGCTGCTGACCTATGGCTTCCGTTTCTTCGAAACCCAGACCTTCTACCAGAAAGGCACCGAGCTGGCTCAAGCCCCTGTGTGGAAAGGCGCGACCCATCAAGTCAAGGCTGGCCTGGCTGAAGACCTGACCCTGACCATGCCTAAAGGCCAGCTCAAGAAGCTGGTTGCCAGCATGACCATGAACCCGCAACTGGTCGCACCGATCGCCAAGGGCGATGTGATTGGTAAAGTCGAAGTGAAGCTGGACGACAAGGTGGTGCACAGCGCCGATCTGATCGCTCTGGACGCCGTCGACGAAGGTGGTATCTTCCGACGCGTGTGGGATAGCATCCGTCTATTCTTCTACAGCTTGTTCAACTGA
- a CDS encoding septal ring lytic transglycosylase RlpA family protein gives MPVSPMYKPLKLLAYAALSLLVVSCSTSRAPVQKTAGTAIRSQPGLDINRAHKDGAPWWDVDVSKIPDATPTLHTGPYKANPYTVLGKNYFPLQDSKTYVQSGTASWYGTKFHGQNTANGEVYDLYGMSAAHKTLPLPSYVRVTNLDNNRSVILRVNDRGPFYSDRIIDLSYAAAKKLGYAEIGTARVKVEGIDPAQYWAQRGKPAPLMLNEPQTPQPQVTASAGKIEQWTPPPAQHAPDTVVIPHAAPGASTVGGQYLQVGAFANPDAAELLRSKLSGMVSAPVFISSIVRNQQTLHRVRMGPIGSPSEVAQVQNSVRLANLGQPSVVTAE, from the coding sequence ATGCCGGTATCACCGATGTACAAACCCCTGAAGCTGTTGGCGTACGCCGCATTGTCGTTATTGGTGGTCAGTTGCTCCACCAGTCGTGCACCGGTGCAAAAAACCGCTGGCACGGCGATCCGCTCCCAGCCGGGGCTGGATATCAACCGCGCCCACAAAGACGGCGCGCCGTGGTGGGATGTGGATGTTTCGAAGATCCCGGATGCCACGCCGACCCTGCACACCGGCCCTTACAAGGCCAACCCCTATACCGTGCTGGGCAAAAACTACTTCCCGCTGCAAGACTCCAAGACCTACGTGCAATCAGGTACGGCGTCCTGGTACGGGACCAAGTTCCACGGCCAGAACACCGCCAACGGCGAAGTCTATGACCTGTACGGCATGAGCGCGGCGCACAAGACCCTGCCGCTGCCCAGCTATGTACGCGTGACCAACCTGGACAACAACCGCTCGGTAATCCTGCGGGTCAATGACCGTGGGCCGTTCTATTCGGACCGGATCATCGACTTGTCCTACGCCGCCGCCAAGAAACTCGGGTATGCCGAAATCGGCACCGCCCGGGTGAAGGTCGAAGGTATCGACCCGGCCCAGTACTGGGCCCAGCGTGGCAAGCCGGCGCCGTTGATGCTCAACGAACCGCAAACCCCGCAACCGCAAGTCACGGCCTCGGCCGGCAAGATCGAACAGTGGACCCCGCCGCCGGCGCAGCACGCCCCGGACACGGTGGTCATTCCGCATGCAGCACCGGGAGCCTCTACCGTGGGCGGCCAGTACCTGCAAGTCGGCGCTTTCGCCAACCCGGACGCGGCAGAGCTGCTAAGGTCCAAGCTCAGCGGGATGGTCAGCGCGCCAGTCTTTATCAGCTCTATTGTGCGTAACCAGCAGACCCTGCACCGTGTGCGCATGGGGCCGATCGGCTCGCCGAGTGAAGTTGCGCAAGTGCAGAACAGCGTGCGCCTGGCCAACCTGGGGCAACCCAGCGTGGTCACCGCCGAGTAA
- the mltB gene encoding lytic murein transglycosylase B, which produces MQVMRGWAARHVSWMGLLGLLGAAVQEAQAGDYDGSPQVAEFVGEMTRDYGFAGEQLMGVFREAQRKQAILDAISRPAERVKQWKEYRPMFLTDARVARGVDFWRQHEAVLARAEQEYGVPAQVIVAIIGIETFYGRNTGSYRVIDALSTLGFDYPPRAEFFRKELREFLLLAREEQVDPLTLKGSYAGAMGLPQFMPSSFRAYAVDFDGDGHINIWSNPDDAIGSVASYFKRHGWVAGEPVVIRADVTGERADEGLTQGIEPVKTVGELRALGWSSQNAPRDDMPVTAFRLEGENGPEYWMGLKNFYAITRYNRSVMYAMAVHQLSDMLVQARGVK; this is translated from the coding sequence ATGCAAGTAATGCGCGGCTGGGCTGCCCGGCACGTGTCCTGGATGGGCCTGTTGGGCCTGCTGGGAGCCGCTGTGCAGGAAGCGCAGGCCGGCGACTACGACGGTTCGCCCCAGGTCGCCGAGTTTGTCGGTGAGATGACCCGTGACTATGGTTTCGCCGGTGAACAGCTGATGGGCGTGTTCCGCGAGGCCCAGCGCAAGCAGGCGATCCTCGACGCCATCTCCCGGCCCGCCGAGCGCGTGAAGCAGTGGAAGGAATATCGCCCGATGTTCCTGACCGACGCCCGCGTGGCGCGGGGCGTGGACTTCTGGCGCCAGCACGAAGCGGTGCTGGCCCGCGCCGAGCAGGAATACGGCGTACCGGCCCAGGTGATCGTGGCAATCATCGGCATCGAAACCTTCTACGGCCGCAACACCGGCAGCTACCGGGTGATCGACGCCTTGTCGACCCTGGGCTTTGACTACCCGCCACGCGCCGAATTCTTCCGCAAAGAGCTGCGCGAGTTCCTGTTGTTGGCCCGTGAAGAACAGGTCGACCCGTTGACCCTCAAGGGCTCCTACGCCGGGGCCATGGGCTTGCCGCAGTTCATGCCGAGCAGCTTTCGCGCCTACGCCGTGGATTTTGACGGCGACGGCCATATCAATATCTGGAGCAACCCCGATGACGCCATCGGCAGCGTCGCCAGCTATTTCAAGCGTCACGGCTGGGTAGCCGGCGAGCCGGTGGTGATTCGCGCCGATGTGACCGGTGAGCGCGCCGATGAAGGCCTGACCCAGGGTATCGAGCCGGTCAAGACGGTCGGGGAGTTGCGGGCGCTGGGCTGGTCGAGTCAGAATGCGCCACGCGATGATATGCCGGTGACGGCGTTCCGCCTCGAAGGCGAAAATGGCCCCGAATACTGGATGGGCCTGAAGAATTTCTACGCAATCACGCGTTATAACCGCAGTGTGATGTACGCCATGGCCGTGCATCAACTGTCAGACATGCTGGTCCAAGCACGGGGCGTCAAGTAA
- the rodA gene encoding rod shape-determining protein RodA, whose amino-acid sequence MRRRATLLQRMHIDGPLLILLLTLAAGSLFVLYSASGKNWDLLIKQASSFGLGLLSMVVIAQLEPRFMARWVPLGYVAGVLLLVVVDVMGHNAMGATRWINIPGVIRFQPSEFMKILMPATIAWYLSKRTLPPQLKHVGISLILIGVPFILIVRQPDLGTSLLILAGGAFVLFMGGLRWRWILSVLAAAVPVAVAMWFFFMHDYQKQRILTFLDPESDPLGTGWNIIQSKAAIGSGGVFGKGWLLGTQSHLDFLPESHTDFIIAVMGEEFGLVGICALLLIYLLLIGRGLVITAQAQTLFGKLLAGSLTMTFFVYVFVNIGMVSGLLPVVGVPLPFISYGGTSLVTLLSAFGVLMSIHTHRKWIAQV is encoded by the coding sequence ATGCGCCGCCGCGCCACTTTGCTGCAGCGCATGCACATTGATGGCCCGTTGCTGATCCTGCTGCTGACCCTGGCCGCCGGCAGCCTGTTCGTGTTGTATTCGGCCAGTGGCAAGAACTGGGACTTGCTGATCAAACAGGCGTCGTCGTTTGGCCTGGGCCTGTTGTCGATGGTGGTGATCGCCCAGCTGGAGCCGCGTTTCATGGCGCGCTGGGTGCCGCTGGGGTATGTCGCCGGCGTGTTGCTGCTGGTGGTGGTGGATGTCATGGGCCACAACGCCATGGGTGCGACGCGCTGGATCAACATCCCGGGGGTGATTCGCTTCCAGCCGTCGGAATTCATGAAGATCCTGATGCCGGCGACCATCGCCTGGTACCTGTCAAAACGCACACTGCCGCCCCAGCTCAAGCACGTGGGCATCAGCCTGATATTGATCGGCGTGCCGTTTATCCTGATCGTGCGCCAGCCCGACCTCGGCACCTCGCTGCTGATCCTGGCGGGCGGCGCGTTCGTGCTGTTCATGGGGGGGCTGCGCTGGCGCTGGATCCTCAGCGTGCTGGCCGCGGCCGTGCCGGTGGCCGTGGCCATGTGGTTCTTCTTCATGCACGACTACCAGAAGCAGCGAATCCTCACGTTCCTCGACCCGGAGAGCGATCCGCTGGGCACCGGCTGGAACATCATCCAGTCCAAGGCGGCCATCGGTTCCGGCGGCGTATTCGGCAAGGGCTGGCTGCTGGGCACCCAGTCGCACCTGGACTTTTTGCCGGAAAGCCACACCGACTTCATTATCGCGGTGATGGGCGAGGAGTTCGGCCTGGTGGGCATCTGCGCACTGTTGCTGATTTACTTGCTGCTGATCGGGCGCGGCCTGGTGATTACTGCCCAGGCGCAAACCCTGTTTGGCAAATTGCTCGCCGGCAGCCTCACCATGACGTTTTTTGTTTACGTTTTCGTCAACATCGGTATGGTCAGTGGCCTGTTGCCGGTGGTTGGGGTGCCGTTGCCGTTCATTAGCTACGGCGGAACTTCGCTGGTGACATTGCTGTCAGCGTTTGGGGTTTTGATGTCGATCCATACCCATCGTAAGTGGATCGCACAGGTTTGA